The Manis javanica isolate MJ-LG chromosome 4, MJ_LKY, whole genome shotgun sequence genome contains a region encoding:
- the CLSTN1 gene encoding calsyntenin-1 isoform X1, producing the protein MLRRPAPALAAWLLLAGLLGGGGGRAVRVNKHKPWLEPAYHGIVTENDDTVLLDPPLIALDKDAPLRFAGEICGFKIHGQNVPFDAVVVGKSTGEGVIRSKEKLDCELQKDYTFTIQAYDCGKGPDGANAKKSHKATVHIQVNDVNEYAPVFKEKSYKATVVEGRQYDSILRVEAVDADCSPQFSQICSYEIVTPDAPFSIDKDGYIKNTEKLNYGKEHQYKLTVTAYDCGKKRATEDVLVKISIKPTCTPGWQGWNSRIEYEPGTGALALFPDAHLETCDESVASVQATVELETSHIGKGCDRDTYSEKSLHRLCGAASGTAELLPSPSGPWNWTSGLPTDNGHDSDQVFEFNGTQAVRIPDGVVSISPKEPFTVSVWMRHGPFGRKKETILCSSDKTDMNRHHYSLYVHGCRLIFLLRQNPSEEKKYKPAEFHWKLNQVCDEEWHHYVLNVEFPSVTLYVDGVSHEPFSVTEDYPLHPSKIETQLVVGACWQEYSGVENDSETEPVPVASAGGDRHLAQFFRGNLAGLTIRPGKLADKKVIDCLYTCKEGLDLQVPEDSGSRVKIHASPSQLVLTLEGEDIGELDKAMQRVSYLNSRQFPTPGIRRLKITSMVKCFNEAACLSVPPVGGYVMVLQPEEPKISLSGVRHFARAASEFESSEGVFLFPELRIISTVTREVEPEGEGDEDPTVQESLVSEEIVHDLDTCEVTVEGEELNREQESLEVDLARLQQRGVEASSSDLGMIFTGVDSMANYEEALRLLRYRNWHTRSLLDRKFKLICSELNGRYVSNEFQVEVDVIHTANPVEHASYLAAQPQFVHPEHHAFVDLSGHNLAKPHPFAGVPGTAAVVAVGCVSFLVFMVVLGAFRIRAAHRRATRDQDSGKENEMDWDDSALTITVNPMETYEDQPSSEEEEEEEEAGDSEDGEDDDDLTSAESESSAEEEGARGDRPGASRPQQLEWDDSTLSY; encoded by the exons GTGAGATCTGTGGATTTAAGATTCACGGGCAGAATGTCCCCTTTGATGCAGTGGTAGTTGGTAAGTCCACCGGCGAGGGAGTCATTCGCTCCAAGGAGAAGCTGGACTGTGAACTGCAGAAGGATTACACCTTCACCATCCAGGCCTACGACTGCGGGAAGGGACCCGACGGTGCCAATGCGAAAAAGTCTCATAA agCAACTGTCCACATTCAGGTGAACGACGTGAACGAGTATGCGCCTGTATTCAAGGAGAAGTCCTACAAAGCGACGGTCGTCGAGGGGCGGCAGTACGACAGCATTCTGAGGGTGGAGGCCGTGGACGCAGACTGCTCCCCTCAGTTCAGCCAGATTTGCAGCTATGAGATCGTCACTCCAGATGCACCATTCAGCATTGACAAAGACG GTTATAtaaaaaacacagagaagctcAACTATGGCAAAGAACATCAGTATAAGCTGACGGTCACCGCCTACGACTGCGggaagaaaagagccacagaagaTGTTTTGGTGAAGATCAGCATTAAGCCCACCTGCACCCCTGGGTGGCAGG GATGGAACAGCAGGATCGAGTACGAGCCTGGCACGGGCGCTTTGGCCCTCTTCCCAGACGCCCACCTGGAGACGTGTGATGAGTCCGTGGCCTCGGTGCAGGCGACGGTGGAGCTGGAGACCAGCCACATAGGGAAAGGCTGTGACCGGGACACCTACTCCGAGAAATCCCTTCACCGGCTCTGCG GCGCTGCGTCTGGCACTGCTGAGCTGCTCCCTTCCCCCAGCGGGCCCTGGAACTGGACCTCCGGCCTGCCCACGGACAATGGCCATGACAGCGACCAGGTCTTCGAGTTCAACGGCACTCAGGCCGTGAGGATCCCAGATGGCGTTGTTTCCATCAGCCCCAAAGAGCCTTTTACAGTTTCCGTGTGGATGAGGCACGGGCCATTCGGCAGGAAGAAGGAGACGATTCTTTGCAGCTCAGACAAAACAG ATATGAACCGGCACCATTATTCACTTTATGTCCATGGCTGCCGGCTTATTTTCCTTCTCCGCCAGAATCcttcagaagagaagaaatacaaaccTGCAGAATTCCACTGGAAATTGAATCAG GTCTGCGATGAGGAGTGGCATCACTACGTCCTCAATGTGGAATTCCCAAGTGTGACTCTCTATGTGGACGGTGTTTCTCATGAGCCCTTCTCTGTGACTGAAGATTACCCTCTTCATCCATCTAAGATCGAAACTCAGCTCGTGGTTGGGGCTTGCTGGCAAG AGTATTCAGGAGTTGAAAATGACAGTGAAACTGAGCCCGTGCCTGTGGCCTCTGCAG GTGGTGACCGGCACTTGGCCCAGTTTTTCCGAGGCAATCTGGCTGGCCTGACCATCCGTCCCGGGAAACTCGCGGATAAGAAGGTGATTGACTGTCTGTATACCTGCAAGGAGGGGCTAGACCTGCAAGTCCCCGAAGACAGTGGCAGCCGTGTGAAG ATCCATGCCAGCCCCAGTCAGTTGGTGCTGACCTTGGAAGGAGAGGACATCGGAGAGCTGGACAAGGCCATGCAGCGTGTTTCCTACCTGAACTCGCGGCAGTTCCCCACACCTGGGATCCGAAGACTTAAAATCACCAGCATGGTCAA GTGTTTTAATGAGGCTGCCTGCCTGTCAGTCCCCCCAGTAGGTGGCTATGTGATGGTTTTGCAGCCAGAGGAGCCCAAGATCAGCCTGAGTGGCGTCCGCCACTTTGCTCGAGCGGCTTCTGAATTTGAGAGCTCGGAAGGGGTTTTCCTCTTCCCCGAGCTTCGGATCATCAGCACCGTCACGAGAGAAGTGGAGCCCGAAGGGGAAGGGGACGAAGACCCCACAG TTCAAGAGTCACTTGTGTCTGAGGAGATCGTGCACGACCTGGACACTTGCGAGGTCACGGTGGAGGGTGAGGAGCTGAACCGAGAGCAGGAGAGCCTGGAGGTGGACCTGGCTCGCCTGCAGCAGAGGGGCGTGGAGGCGAGCAGCTCCGACCTGGGCATGATTTTCACAG GCGTGGACTCCATGGCCAACTACGAGGAGGCTTTGCGCCTCCTGCGCTACCGGAACTGGCACACCAGGTCCTTGCTTGACCGCAAGTTCAAGCTCATATGCTCCGAGCTGAATGGCCGCTATGTCAGCAATGAATTTCAGGTGGAG GTGGACGTGATCCACACGGCCAACCCCGTGGAACACGCCAGCTACCTGGCTGCCCAGCCGCAGTTCGTGCATCCTGAGCACCATGCCTTCGTTGACCTCTCGGGCCACAACCTGGCCAAGCCCCACCCGTTTGCAG GCGTCCCCGGCACTGCGGCCGTCGTGGCCGTGGGCTGCGTCAGCTTCTTGGTGTTCATGGTCGTGCTGGGAGCGTTCCGGATCCGCGCTGCTCACCGGCGAGCCACACGGGACCAGGACTCCGGGAAGGAGAACGAGATGGACTGGGACGACTCCGCCTTGACCATCACTGTGAACCCTATGGAG ACATACGAGGACCAGCCCAGcagcgaggaggaggaggaggaggaggaggcaggggacaGCGAGGACGGCGAGGACGACGACGACCTCACCAGCGCCGAGTCGGAAAGCAGCgcggaggaggagggggcccGCGGGGACCGGCCCGGCGCCAGCAGGCCGCAGCAGCTGGAGTGGGACGACTCCACCCTCAGCTACTGA
- the CLSTN1 gene encoding calsyntenin-1 isoform X4, whose protein sequence is MLRRPAPALAAWLLLAGLLGGGGGRAVRVNKHKPWLEPAYHGIVTENDDTVLLDPPLIALDKDAPLRFAESFEVTVTKEGEICGFKIHGQNVPFDAVVVGKSTGEGVIRSKEKLDCELQKDYTFTIQAYDCGKGPDGANAKKSHKATVHIQVNDVNEYAPVFKEKSYKATVVEGRQYDSILRVEAVDADCSPQFSQICSYEIVTPDAPFSIDKDGYIKNTEKLNYGKEHQYKLTVTAYDCGKKRATEDVLVKISIKPTCTPGWQGWNSRIEYEPGTGALALFPDAHLETCDESVASVQATVELETSHIGKGCDRDTYSEKSLHRLCGAASGTAELLPSPSGPWNWTSGLPTDNGHDSDQVFEFNGTQAVRIPDGVVSISPKEPFTVSVWMRHGPFGRKKETILCSSDKTDMNRHHYSLYVHGCRLIFLLRQNPSEEKKYKPAEFHWKLNQVCDEEWHHYVLNVEFPSVTLYVDGVSHEPFSVTEDYPLHPSKIETQLVVGACWQEYSGVENDSETEPVPVASAGGDRHLAQFFRGNLAGLTIRPGKLADKKVIDCLYTCKEGLDLQVPEDSGSRVKIHASPSQLVLTLEGEDIGELDKAMQRVSYLNSRQFPTPGIRRLKITSMVKCFNEAACLSVPPVGGYVMVLQPEEPKISLSGVRHFARAASEFESSEGVFLFPELRIISTVTREVEPEGEGDEDPTVQESLVSEEIVHDLDTCEVTVEGEELNREQESLEVDLARLQQRGVEASSSDLGMIFTGVDSMANYEEALRLLRYRNWHTRSLLDRKFKLICSELNGRYVSNEFQVEVDVIHTANPVEHASYLAAQPQFVHPEHHAFVDLSGHNLAKPHPFAGVPGTAAVVAVGCVSFLVFMVVLGAFRIRAAHRRATRDQDSGKENEMDWDDSALTITVNPMETYEDQPSSEEEEEEEEAGDSEDGEDDDDLTSAESESSAEEEGARGDRPGASRPQQLEWDDSTLSY, encoded by the exons AGAGTTTTGAGGTGACAGTCACCAAAGAAG GTGAGATCTGTGGATTTAAGATTCACGGGCAGAATGTCCCCTTTGATGCAGTGGTAGTTGGTAAGTCCACCGGCGAGGGAGTCATTCGCTCCAAGGAGAAGCTGGACTGTGAACTGCAGAAGGATTACACCTTCACCATCCAGGCCTACGACTGCGGGAAGGGACCCGACGGTGCCAATGCGAAAAAGTCTCATAA agCAACTGTCCACATTCAGGTGAACGACGTGAACGAGTATGCGCCTGTATTCAAGGAGAAGTCCTACAAAGCGACGGTCGTCGAGGGGCGGCAGTACGACAGCATTCTGAGGGTGGAGGCCGTGGACGCAGACTGCTCCCCTCAGTTCAGCCAGATTTGCAGCTATGAGATCGTCACTCCAGATGCACCATTCAGCATTGACAAAGACG GTTATAtaaaaaacacagagaagctcAACTATGGCAAAGAACATCAGTATAAGCTGACGGTCACCGCCTACGACTGCGggaagaaaagagccacagaagaTGTTTTGGTGAAGATCAGCATTAAGCCCACCTGCACCCCTGGGTGGCAGG GATGGAACAGCAGGATCGAGTACGAGCCTGGCACGGGCGCTTTGGCCCTCTTCCCAGACGCCCACCTGGAGACGTGTGATGAGTCCGTGGCCTCGGTGCAGGCGACGGTGGAGCTGGAGACCAGCCACATAGGGAAAGGCTGTGACCGGGACACCTACTCCGAGAAATCCCTTCACCGGCTCTGCG GCGCTGCGTCTGGCACTGCTGAGCTGCTCCCTTCCCCCAGCGGGCCCTGGAACTGGACCTCCGGCCTGCCCACGGACAATGGCCATGACAGCGACCAGGTCTTCGAGTTCAACGGCACTCAGGCCGTGAGGATCCCAGATGGCGTTGTTTCCATCAGCCCCAAAGAGCCTTTTACAGTTTCCGTGTGGATGAGGCACGGGCCATTCGGCAGGAAGAAGGAGACGATTCTTTGCAGCTCAGACAAAACAG ATATGAACCGGCACCATTATTCACTTTATGTCCATGGCTGCCGGCTTATTTTCCTTCTCCGCCAGAATCcttcagaagagaagaaatacaaaccTGCAGAATTCCACTGGAAATTGAATCAG GTCTGCGATGAGGAGTGGCATCACTACGTCCTCAATGTGGAATTCCCAAGTGTGACTCTCTATGTGGACGGTGTTTCTCATGAGCCCTTCTCTGTGACTGAAGATTACCCTCTTCATCCATCTAAGATCGAAACTCAGCTCGTGGTTGGGGCTTGCTGGCAAG AGTATTCAGGAGTTGAAAATGACAGTGAAACTGAGCCCGTGCCTGTGGCCTCTGCAG GTGGTGACCGGCACTTGGCCCAGTTTTTCCGAGGCAATCTGGCTGGCCTGACCATCCGTCCCGGGAAACTCGCGGATAAGAAGGTGATTGACTGTCTGTATACCTGCAAGGAGGGGCTAGACCTGCAAGTCCCCGAAGACAGTGGCAGCCGTGTGAAG ATCCATGCCAGCCCCAGTCAGTTGGTGCTGACCTTGGAAGGAGAGGACATCGGAGAGCTGGACAAGGCCATGCAGCGTGTTTCCTACCTGAACTCGCGGCAGTTCCCCACACCTGGGATCCGAAGACTTAAAATCACCAGCATGGTCAA GTGTTTTAATGAGGCTGCCTGCCTGTCAGTCCCCCCAGTAGGTGGCTATGTGATGGTTTTGCAGCCAGAGGAGCCCAAGATCAGCCTGAGTGGCGTCCGCCACTTTGCTCGAGCGGCTTCTGAATTTGAGAGCTCGGAAGGGGTTTTCCTCTTCCCCGAGCTTCGGATCATCAGCACCGTCACGAGAGAAGTGGAGCCCGAAGGGGAAGGGGACGAAGACCCCACAG TTCAAGAGTCACTTGTGTCTGAGGAGATCGTGCACGACCTGGACACTTGCGAGGTCACGGTGGAGGGTGAGGAGCTGAACCGAGAGCAGGAGAGCCTGGAGGTGGACCTGGCTCGCCTGCAGCAGAGGGGCGTGGAGGCGAGCAGCTCCGACCTGGGCATGATTTTCACAG GCGTGGACTCCATGGCCAACTACGAGGAGGCTTTGCGCCTCCTGCGCTACCGGAACTGGCACACCAGGTCCTTGCTTGACCGCAAGTTCAAGCTCATATGCTCCGAGCTGAATGGCCGCTATGTCAGCAATGAATTTCAGGTGGAG GTGGACGTGATCCACACGGCCAACCCCGTGGAACACGCCAGCTACCTGGCTGCCCAGCCGCAGTTCGTGCATCCTGAGCACCATGCCTTCGTTGACCTCTCGGGCCACAACCTGGCCAAGCCCCACCCGTTTGCAG GCGTCCCCGGCACTGCGGCCGTCGTGGCCGTGGGCTGCGTCAGCTTCTTGGTGTTCATGGTCGTGCTGGGAGCGTTCCGGATCCGCGCTGCTCACCGGCGAGCCACACGGGACCAGGACTCCGGGAAGGAGAACGAGATGGACTGGGACGACTCCGCCTTGACCATCACTGTGAACCCTATGGAG ACATACGAGGACCAGCCCAGcagcgaggaggaggaggaggaggaggaggcaggggacaGCGAGGACGGCGAGGACGACGACGACCTCACCAGCGCCGAGTCGGAAAGCAGCgcggaggaggagggggcccGCGGGGACCGGCCCGGCGCCAGCAGGCCGCAGCAGCTGGAGTGGGACGACTCCACCCTCAGCTACTGA
- the CLSTN1 gene encoding calsyntenin-1 isoform X3, with the protein MLRRPAPALAAWLLLAGLLGGGGGRAVRVNKHKPWLEPAYHGIVTENDDTVLLDPPLIALDKDAPLRFAGEICGFKIHGQNVPFDAVVVGKSTGEGVIRSKEKLDCELQKDYTFTIQAYDCGKGPDGANAKKSHKATVHIQVNDVNEYAPVFKEKSYKATVVEGRQYDSILRVEAVDADCSPQFSQICSYEIVTPDAPFSIDKDGYIKNTEKLNYGKEHQYKLTVTAYDCGKKRATEDVLVKISIKPTCTPGWQGWNSRIEYEPGTGALALFPDAHLETCDESVASVQATVELETSHIGKGCDRDTYSEKSLHRLCGAASGTAELLPSPSGPWNWTSGLPTDNGHDSDQVFEFNGTQAVRIPDGVVSISPKEPFTVSVWMRHGPFGRKKETILCSSDKTDMNRHHYSLYVHGCRLIFLLRQNPSEEKKYKPAEFHWKLNQVCDEEWHHYVLNVEFPSVTLYVDGVSHEPFSVTEDYPLHPSKIETQLVVGACWQGGDRHLAQFFRGNLAGLTIRPGKLADKKVIDCLYTCKEGLDLQVPEDSGSRVKIHASPSQLVLTLEGEDIGELDKAMQRVSYLNSRQFPTPGIRRLKITSMVKCFNEAACLSVPPVGGYVMVLQPEEPKISLSGVRHFARAASEFESSEGVFLFPELRIISTVTREVEPEGEGDEDPTVQESLVSEEIVHDLDTCEVTVEGEELNREQESLEVDLARLQQRGVEASSSDLGMIFTGVDSMANYEEALRLLRYRNWHTRSLLDRKFKLICSELNGRYVSNEFQVEVDVIHTANPVEHASYLAAQPQFVHPEHHAFVDLSGHNLAKPHPFAGVPGTAAVVAVGCVSFLVFMVVLGAFRIRAAHRRATRDQDSGKENEMDWDDSALTITVNPMETYEDQPSSEEEEEEEEAGDSEDGEDDDDLTSAESESSAEEEGARGDRPGASRPQQLEWDDSTLSY; encoded by the exons GTGAGATCTGTGGATTTAAGATTCACGGGCAGAATGTCCCCTTTGATGCAGTGGTAGTTGGTAAGTCCACCGGCGAGGGAGTCATTCGCTCCAAGGAGAAGCTGGACTGTGAACTGCAGAAGGATTACACCTTCACCATCCAGGCCTACGACTGCGGGAAGGGACCCGACGGTGCCAATGCGAAAAAGTCTCATAA agCAACTGTCCACATTCAGGTGAACGACGTGAACGAGTATGCGCCTGTATTCAAGGAGAAGTCCTACAAAGCGACGGTCGTCGAGGGGCGGCAGTACGACAGCATTCTGAGGGTGGAGGCCGTGGACGCAGACTGCTCCCCTCAGTTCAGCCAGATTTGCAGCTATGAGATCGTCACTCCAGATGCACCATTCAGCATTGACAAAGACG GTTATAtaaaaaacacagagaagctcAACTATGGCAAAGAACATCAGTATAAGCTGACGGTCACCGCCTACGACTGCGggaagaaaagagccacagaagaTGTTTTGGTGAAGATCAGCATTAAGCCCACCTGCACCCCTGGGTGGCAGG GATGGAACAGCAGGATCGAGTACGAGCCTGGCACGGGCGCTTTGGCCCTCTTCCCAGACGCCCACCTGGAGACGTGTGATGAGTCCGTGGCCTCGGTGCAGGCGACGGTGGAGCTGGAGACCAGCCACATAGGGAAAGGCTGTGACCGGGACACCTACTCCGAGAAATCCCTTCACCGGCTCTGCG GCGCTGCGTCTGGCACTGCTGAGCTGCTCCCTTCCCCCAGCGGGCCCTGGAACTGGACCTCCGGCCTGCCCACGGACAATGGCCATGACAGCGACCAGGTCTTCGAGTTCAACGGCACTCAGGCCGTGAGGATCCCAGATGGCGTTGTTTCCATCAGCCCCAAAGAGCCTTTTACAGTTTCCGTGTGGATGAGGCACGGGCCATTCGGCAGGAAGAAGGAGACGATTCTTTGCAGCTCAGACAAAACAG ATATGAACCGGCACCATTATTCACTTTATGTCCATGGCTGCCGGCTTATTTTCCTTCTCCGCCAGAATCcttcagaagagaagaaatacaaaccTGCAGAATTCCACTGGAAATTGAATCAG GTCTGCGATGAGGAGTGGCATCACTACGTCCTCAATGTGGAATTCCCAAGTGTGACTCTCTATGTGGACGGTGTTTCTCATGAGCCCTTCTCTGTGACTGAAGATTACCCTCTTCATCCATCTAAGATCGAAACTCAGCTCGTGGTTGGGGCTTGCTGGCAAG GTGGTGACCGGCACTTGGCCCAGTTTTTCCGAGGCAATCTGGCTGGCCTGACCATCCGTCCCGGGAAACTCGCGGATAAGAAGGTGATTGACTGTCTGTATACCTGCAAGGAGGGGCTAGACCTGCAAGTCCCCGAAGACAGTGGCAGCCGTGTGAAG ATCCATGCCAGCCCCAGTCAGTTGGTGCTGACCTTGGAAGGAGAGGACATCGGAGAGCTGGACAAGGCCATGCAGCGTGTTTCCTACCTGAACTCGCGGCAGTTCCCCACACCTGGGATCCGAAGACTTAAAATCACCAGCATGGTCAA GTGTTTTAATGAGGCTGCCTGCCTGTCAGTCCCCCCAGTAGGTGGCTATGTGATGGTTTTGCAGCCAGAGGAGCCCAAGATCAGCCTGAGTGGCGTCCGCCACTTTGCTCGAGCGGCTTCTGAATTTGAGAGCTCGGAAGGGGTTTTCCTCTTCCCCGAGCTTCGGATCATCAGCACCGTCACGAGAGAAGTGGAGCCCGAAGGGGAAGGGGACGAAGACCCCACAG TTCAAGAGTCACTTGTGTCTGAGGAGATCGTGCACGACCTGGACACTTGCGAGGTCACGGTGGAGGGTGAGGAGCTGAACCGAGAGCAGGAGAGCCTGGAGGTGGACCTGGCTCGCCTGCAGCAGAGGGGCGTGGAGGCGAGCAGCTCCGACCTGGGCATGATTTTCACAG GCGTGGACTCCATGGCCAACTACGAGGAGGCTTTGCGCCTCCTGCGCTACCGGAACTGGCACACCAGGTCCTTGCTTGACCGCAAGTTCAAGCTCATATGCTCCGAGCTGAATGGCCGCTATGTCAGCAATGAATTTCAGGTGGAG GTGGACGTGATCCACACGGCCAACCCCGTGGAACACGCCAGCTACCTGGCTGCCCAGCCGCAGTTCGTGCATCCTGAGCACCATGCCTTCGTTGACCTCTCGGGCCACAACCTGGCCAAGCCCCACCCGTTTGCAG GCGTCCCCGGCACTGCGGCCGTCGTGGCCGTGGGCTGCGTCAGCTTCTTGGTGTTCATGGTCGTGCTGGGAGCGTTCCGGATCCGCGCTGCTCACCGGCGAGCCACACGGGACCAGGACTCCGGGAAGGAGAACGAGATGGACTGGGACGACTCCGCCTTGACCATCACTGTGAACCCTATGGAG ACATACGAGGACCAGCCCAGcagcgaggaggaggaggaggaggaggaggcaggggacaGCGAGGACGGCGAGGACGACGACGACCTCACCAGCGCCGAGTCGGAAAGCAGCgcggaggaggagggggcccGCGGGGACCGGCCCGGCGCCAGCAGGCCGCAGCAGCTGGAGTGGGACGACTCCACCCTCAGCTACTGA
- the CLSTN1 gene encoding calsyntenin-1 isoform X2 — protein MLRRPAPALAAWLLLAGLLGGGGGRAVRVNKHKPWLEPAYHGIVTENDDTVLLDPPLIALDKDAPLRFAESFEVTVTKEGEICGFKIHGQNVPFDAVVVGKSTGEGVIRSKEKLDCELQKDYTFTIQAYDCGKGPDGANAKKSHKATVHIQVNDVNEYAPVFKEKSYKATVVEGRQYDSILRVEAVDADCSPQFSQICSYEIVTPDAPFSIDKDGYIKNTEKLNYGKEHQYKLTVTAYDCGKKRATEDVLVKISIKPTCTPGWQGWNSRIEYEPGTGALALFPDAHLETCDESVASVQATVELETSHIGKGCDRDTYSEKSLHRLCGAASGTAELLPSPSGPWNWTSGLPTDNGHDSDQVFEFNGTQAVRIPDGVVSISPKEPFTVSVWMRHGPFGRKKETILCSSDKTDMNRHHYSLYVHGCRLIFLLRQNPSEEKKYKPAEFHWKLNQVCDEEWHHYVLNVEFPSVTLYVDGVSHEPFSVTEDYPLHPSKIETQLVVGACWQGGDRHLAQFFRGNLAGLTIRPGKLADKKVIDCLYTCKEGLDLQVPEDSGSRVKIHASPSQLVLTLEGEDIGELDKAMQRVSYLNSRQFPTPGIRRLKITSMVKCFNEAACLSVPPVGGYVMVLQPEEPKISLSGVRHFARAASEFESSEGVFLFPELRIISTVTREVEPEGEGDEDPTVQESLVSEEIVHDLDTCEVTVEGEELNREQESLEVDLARLQQRGVEASSSDLGMIFTGVDSMANYEEALRLLRYRNWHTRSLLDRKFKLICSELNGRYVSNEFQVEVDVIHTANPVEHASYLAAQPQFVHPEHHAFVDLSGHNLAKPHPFAGVPGTAAVVAVGCVSFLVFMVVLGAFRIRAAHRRATRDQDSGKENEMDWDDSALTITVNPMETYEDQPSSEEEEEEEEAGDSEDGEDDDDLTSAESESSAEEEGARGDRPGASRPQQLEWDDSTLSY, from the exons AGAGTTTTGAGGTGACAGTCACCAAAGAAG GTGAGATCTGTGGATTTAAGATTCACGGGCAGAATGTCCCCTTTGATGCAGTGGTAGTTGGTAAGTCCACCGGCGAGGGAGTCATTCGCTCCAAGGAGAAGCTGGACTGTGAACTGCAGAAGGATTACACCTTCACCATCCAGGCCTACGACTGCGGGAAGGGACCCGACGGTGCCAATGCGAAAAAGTCTCATAA agCAACTGTCCACATTCAGGTGAACGACGTGAACGAGTATGCGCCTGTATTCAAGGAGAAGTCCTACAAAGCGACGGTCGTCGAGGGGCGGCAGTACGACAGCATTCTGAGGGTGGAGGCCGTGGACGCAGACTGCTCCCCTCAGTTCAGCCAGATTTGCAGCTATGAGATCGTCACTCCAGATGCACCATTCAGCATTGACAAAGACG GTTATAtaaaaaacacagagaagctcAACTATGGCAAAGAACATCAGTATAAGCTGACGGTCACCGCCTACGACTGCGggaagaaaagagccacagaagaTGTTTTGGTGAAGATCAGCATTAAGCCCACCTGCACCCCTGGGTGGCAGG GATGGAACAGCAGGATCGAGTACGAGCCTGGCACGGGCGCTTTGGCCCTCTTCCCAGACGCCCACCTGGAGACGTGTGATGAGTCCGTGGCCTCGGTGCAGGCGACGGTGGAGCTGGAGACCAGCCACATAGGGAAAGGCTGTGACCGGGACACCTACTCCGAGAAATCCCTTCACCGGCTCTGCG GCGCTGCGTCTGGCACTGCTGAGCTGCTCCCTTCCCCCAGCGGGCCCTGGAACTGGACCTCCGGCCTGCCCACGGACAATGGCCATGACAGCGACCAGGTCTTCGAGTTCAACGGCACTCAGGCCGTGAGGATCCCAGATGGCGTTGTTTCCATCAGCCCCAAAGAGCCTTTTACAGTTTCCGTGTGGATGAGGCACGGGCCATTCGGCAGGAAGAAGGAGACGATTCTTTGCAGCTCAGACAAAACAG ATATGAACCGGCACCATTATTCACTTTATGTCCATGGCTGCCGGCTTATTTTCCTTCTCCGCCAGAATCcttcagaagagaagaaatacaaaccTGCAGAATTCCACTGGAAATTGAATCAG GTCTGCGATGAGGAGTGGCATCACTACGTCCTCAATGTGGAATTCCCAAGTGTGACTCTCTATGTGGACGGTGTTTCTCATGAGCCCTTCTCTGTGACTGAAGATTACCCTCTTCATCCATCTAAGATCGAAACTCAGCTCGTGGTTGGGGCTTGCTGGCAAG GTGGTGACCGGCACTTGGCCCAGTTTTTCCGAGGCAATCTGGCTGGCCTGACCATCCGTCCCGGGAAACTCGCGGATAAGAAGGTGATTGACTGTCTGTATACCTGCAAGGAGGGGCTAGACCTGCAAGTCCCCGAAGACAGTGGCAGCCGTGTGAAG ATCCATGCCAGCCCCAGTCAGTTGGTGCTGACCTTGGAAGGAGAGGACATCGGAGAGCTGGACAAGGCCATGCAGCGTGTTTCCTACCTGAACTCGCGGCAGTTCCCCACACCTGGGATCCGAAGACTTAAAATCACCAGCATGGTCAA GTGTTTTAATGAGGCTGCCTGCCTGTCAGTCCCCCCAGTAGGTGGCTATGTGATGGTTTTGCAGCCAGAGGAGCCCAAGATCAGCCTGAGTGGCGTCCGCCACTTTGCTCGAGCGGCTTCTGAATTTGAGAGCTCGGAAGGGGTTTTCCTCTTCCCCGAGCTTCGGATCATCAGCACCGTCACGAGAGAAGTGGAGCCCGAAGGGGAAGGGGACGAAGACCCCACAG TTCAAGAGTCACTTGTGTCTGAGGAGATCGTGCACGACCTGGACACTTGCGAGGTCACGGTGGAGGGTGAGGAGCTGAACCGAGAGCAGGAGAGCCTGGAGGTGGACCTGGCTCGCCTGCAGCAGAGGGGCGTGGAGGCGAGCAGCTCCGACCTGGGCATGATTTTCACAG GCGTGGACTCCATGGCCAACTACGAGGAGGCTTTGCGCCTCCTGCGCTACCGGAACTGGCACACCAGGTCCTTGCTTGACCGCAAGTTCAAGCTCATATGCTCCGAGCTGAATGGCCGCTATGTCAGCAATGAATTTCAGGTGGAG GTGGACGTGATCCACACGGCCAACCCCGTGGAACACGCCAGCTACCTGGCTGCCCAGCCGCAGTTCGTGCATCCTGAGCACCATGCCTTCGTTGACCTCTCGGGCCACAACCTGGCCAAGCCCCACCCGTTTGCAG GCGTCCCCGGCACTGCGGCCGTCGTGGCCGTGGGCTGCGTCAGCTTCTTGGTGTTCATGGTCGTGCTGGGAGCGTTCCGGATCCGCGCTGCTCACCGGCGAGCCACACGGGACCAGGACTCCGGGAAGGAGAACGAGATGGACTGGGACGACTCCGCCTTGACCATCACTGTGAACCCTATGGAG ACATACGAGGACCAGCCCAGcagcgaggaggaggaggaggaggaggaggcaggggacaGCGAGGACGGCGAGGACGACGACGACCTCACCAGCGCCGAGTCGGAAAGCAGCgcggaggaggagggggcccGCGGGGACCGGCCCGGCGCCAGCAGGCCGCAGCAGCTGGAGTGGGACGACTCCACCCTCAGCTACTGA